The following proteins come from a genomic window of Aspergillus luchuensis IFO 4308 DNA, chromosome 3, nearly complete sequence:
- a CDS encoding putative Coatomer subunit epsilon (COG:U;~EggNog:ENOG410PJM1;~InterPro:IPR011990,IPR006822;~PFAM:PF04733,PF13432,PF13174;~go_function: GO:0005198 - structural molecule activity [Evidence IEA];~go_function: GO:0005515 - protein binding [Evidence IEA];~go_process: GO:0006890 - retrograde vesicle-mediated transport, Golgi to endoplasmic reticulum [Evidence IEA]) gives MDPFSAEGELINIHNAFHQGQYQAVIEFDTSALSPENQLPARVLQLRAKIALGQTDEVLADVEGEEETPDLAAVKALAQQSTGDVESALKLAQDLAENYPDNATVQVLCGTLLQAQGQSEDALALLTKHQGNLEAVALIVQIHLQQNRSDLALKEVQAAKRWAQDSLLVNLAESWVGMRLGGEKYQAAFYVYEELASAPSTSAPLSIVGQAVAELHLGRLPEAEAALTAALQQYPDEAELIANSVVLNVLAGKPSEELEQRLEQINPTHPLLCDLQAKSELFDTAAAKYAPRVSA, from the exons ATGGATCCTTTCTCTGCTGAGGGTG AGCTgatcaacatccacaatgCCTTCCACCAAGGTCAATACCAAGCCGTGATCGAATTCGACACCTCCGCTCTATCCCCCGAGAACCAACTCCCCGCCCGTGTCCTCCAGCTTCGCGCCAAGATTGCCCTAGGCCAAACAGACGAAGTTCTCGCCGATGtcgaaggcgaggaagagaccCCCGATCTAGCGGCCGTGAAAGCGCTGGCTCAGCAGTCGACCGGAGATGTTGAATCGGCATTGAAGCTGGCTCAGGACCTCGCGGAGAATTACCCCGACAATGCTACTGTGCAGGTTCTGTGCGGGACGTTGCTGCAGGCTCAGGGACAAAGTGAGGATGCGTTGGCTCTGTTGACCAAGCATCAGGGGAACCTCGAGGC TGTGGCCTTGATCGTTCAGATTCATCTTCAGCAGAACCGCTCTGATCTCGCCTTGAAGGAGGTTCAGGCTGCGAAGCGCTGGGCGCAGGATTCCCTTCTGGTCAACTTGGCTGAGTCGTGGGTTGGAATGAGACTT GGCGGCGAGAAATACCAGGCTGCATTCTACGTCTACGAGGAATTGGCTTCCGCTCCTAGCACCTCCGCGCCCCTTTCTATCGTCGGTCAAGCCGTGGCTGAACTCCATCTCGGTCGGTTGCCTGAGGCCGAGGCCGCCTTGACTGCGGCTCTGCAGCAGTACCCCGACGAGGCGGAATTGATCGCTAACTCTGTTGTGCTGAACGTCTTGGCTGGCAAGCCTTcggaggagttggagca GCGCCTCGAACAGATCAACCCCACGCATCCCCTGCTGTGCGACCTTCAAGCAAAGAGTGAATTGTTCGATACCGCGGCTGCGAAATACGCTCCCAGAGTGTCGGCTTGA